One part of the Microvirga sp. TS319 genome encodes these proteins:
- a CDS encoding GntR family transcriptional regulator yields MTASRTKHRSEIKLRERAYDAFTQHLLQSDIKPGQFISQRELVALTGQPLGAVRELIPRLEAEGLIVTVPQRGLQILPLDINLIRNAFQFRLILEREAVASFCQSASDARIEEIEAAHRTIVTAAEQGVTGAVIAAAQQVDREFHETVIDNLNNDIVSKAYRVNWIKVRLIRQNETRMDESLVLPVMHEHLAIIAALKTRDAVAATAAVTAHIMHARARALRLE; encoded by the coding sequence ATGACGGCGTCCCGCACGAAGCATCGCTCGGAGATCAAATTGAGGGAGCGTGCTTACGATGCATTCACTCAGCATTTGCTGCAAAGCGATATCAAGCCAGGACAATTCATCAGCCAACGTGAGCTCGTTGCTCTCACGGGCCAGCCTCTGGGGGCGGTGCGGGAGTTGATCCCCCGTCTTGAGGCCGAGGGCCTCATCGTCACCGTGCCGCAGCGAGGGCTGCAAATTCTCCCTCTCGATATCAATCTGATCCGCAACGCATTTCAGTTCAGGCTTATCCTGGAGCGCGAGGCCGTCGCATCCTTCTGTCAAAGCGCCAGCGATGCCAGGATCGAGGAGATCGAAGCTGCCCACCGGACGATTGTCACGGCCGCGGAGCAAGGCGTCACAGGCGCCGTCATCGCCGCCGCCCAGCAGGTCGATCGCGAGTTTCACGAAACGGTCATCGACAATCTGAACAATGACATCGTCTCGAAAGCCTATCGCGTGAACTGGATCAAGGTCCGTCTTATCCGTCAGAACGAAACCAGGATGGACGAGAGCCTCGTGCTGCCCGTCATGCATGAACACCTTGCCATCATCGCGGCTCTGAAGACCCGCGACGCCGTTGCGGCCACCGCAGCTGTGACCGCTCACATCATGCACGCACGGGCGCGCGCACTGCGTCTGGAATAA
- a CDS encoding PfkB family carbohydrate kinase — protein sequence MQPKPIICLGCAFWDTIFKIDRIPSTGTKVLPETAVQVAAGMATAAAATIARLGGAVELWARIGDDPTGDSFLLDLSRENVRVDRVRRVSGAQTAYSTILVDQAGERWVVPYTDPSLDKDPIWLPLHEIAQASAVLVDMRWVEGAKAVLAEARRCGVPTVVDADIAPPESLRELIALGDHVLFSEPALLSLTSSTTPKEALLEVAEQIDADVVGVTLGAQGALIRKRGDRPGIVQEFSGFSIQAVDTLGAGDVWHGTYVYGLVNDWGLSASVRMANAAAAMKCERFGGRLGAPHRSELQKWVQLRVPTDAIRSEGLF from the coding sequence ATGCAGCCAAAGCCCATCATCTGTCTTGGATGCGCATTCTGGGACACGATTTTCAAGATCGACAGGATTCCCAGTACCGGCACAAAGGTTCTGCCTGAGACGGCTGTTCAGGTTGCAGCCGGCATGGCGACAGCCGCGGCCGCGACCATTGCCCGTCTCGGTGGAGCGGTCGAGCTCTGGGCCCGCATCGGGGACGACCCGACCGGTGACAGCTTCCTTCTAGACCTGTCCCGGGAGAACGTGCGGGTTGATCGGGTTCGCCGCGTTTCGGGAGCCCAGACGGCCTATTCAACGATCCTGGTCGATCAAGCAGGGGAACGATGGGTTGTGCCCTATACCGACCCATCGCTCGACAAAGACCCAATCTGGCTTCCGCTCCACGAGATTGCCCAGGCAAGCGCCGTGCTCGTCGACATGCGGTGGGTCGAGGGCGCAAAGGCCGTTCTGGCGGAGGCGCGCCGCTGCGGAGTGCCGACCGTCGTCGATGCCGATATAGCGCCGCCCGAGTCGCTGCGAGAACTCATTGCTTTGGGAGACCATGTGCTGTTTTCAGAGCCCGCCCTGCTGTCCCTGACAAGCAGCACCACGCCCAAGGAGGCGCTGCTGGAAGTCGCAGAGCAAATCGATGCCGATGTTGTCGGAGTCACGCTCGGAGCTCAAGGCGCGCTGATACGAAAGCGCGGTGATCGTCCCGGCATCGTCCAGGAATTTTCTGGTTTCTCTATTCAGGCTGTCGACACGCTTGGAGCAGGCGATGTGTGGCACGGGACATATGTCTACGGTCTCGTGAATGATTGGGGATTGTCCGCATCCGTTCGTATGGCCAATGCCGCGGCCGCGATGAAATGCGAACGTTTTGGCGGCCGCCTTGGAGCTCCACATCGCTCGGAGCTACAGAAATGGGTTCAATTGCGTGTCCCAACGGACGCTATCCGGAGCGAGGGATTGTTCTAG
- a CDS encoding aldehyde dehydrogenase, producing MDINLLIDGRDVAASTGATFERRDPITGDVASRAAAASIADAQAAADAAAAAFPTWSRLGPSARRAVLLKAADLLEGRAGEFVSLMATEIGATAGWAQFNVKLAAGMLREAASLTTQITGEIIPSDKPGCVSMAVRQPAGVVLGIAPWNAPIILGVRAIATPLACGNTVVLKASEICPGTHHLIGSVLREAGLPTGVVNVITNAPENAPEVIEALIAHPAVRRINFTGSTRVGRLIAETAARFLKPVLLELGGKASLVVLDDADLDAAVAASAFGAFMNQGQICMSTERIVVDNAVADDFVAKLAAKAQSLQAGNPRHGNFALGSLVGAEAAERISGLIDDAVSKGAKLLAGGRVDGTVMSATVLDHVTPAMRLYGEESFGPVVCVIRATGTEEAVRMANDTEYGLSAAVFGRDVTRALDVAHRIDSGICHINGATVHDEAQMPFGGVKASGYGRFGGKAGISEFTELRWITIETGPQYFPI from the coding sequence ATGGACATCAATCTTCTCATCGACGGTCGCGACGTGGCCGCCTCCACCGGCGCTACCTTCGAGCGGCGGGATCCCATCACCGGCGACGTGGCAAGCCGCGCCGCGGCTGCAAGCATCGCCGATGCTCAGGCGGCCGCCGATGCGGCCGCCGCGGCTTTCCCCACCTGGTCGAGGCTCGGGCCTAGTGCCCGGCGCGCGGTTCTCCTGAAGGCGGCCGATCTGCTCGAGGGCAGGGCCGGGGAGTTCGTGAGTCTGATGGCGACCGAAATCGGCGCGACCGCCGGCTGGGCGCAGTTCAACGTGAAGCTTGCAGCCGGCATGCTCCGCGAGGCGGCCTCGCTGACGACCCAGATCACGGGCGAGATCATTCCGTCCGACAAGCCGGGCTGCGTCTCGATGGCGGTGCGCCAGCCGGCCGGCGTCGTTCTCGGCATCGCTCCCTGGAACGCCCCGATCATCCTCGGGGTCCGGGCCATCGCGACACCGCTCGCCTGCGGCAACACGGTCGTGCTGAAAGCCTCCGAGATCTGCCCCGGCACCCATCATCTGATCGGCTCCGTTCTTCGGGAGGCCGGCCTGCCGACAGGCGTGGTCAACGTGATCACCAACGCGCCGGAGAATGCGCCCGAGGTGATCGAGGCCCTGATCGCGCATCCGGCCGTGCGCCGGATCAACTTCACCGGTTCGACCCGGGTCGGACGCCTGATCGCCGAAACCGCCGCGCGCTTCCTAAAGCCCGTGCTCCTCGAACTCGGCGGCAAGGCATCCCTGGTCGTTCTCGATGACGCGGATCTCGATGCCGCCGTCGCGGCTTCGGCCTTCGGCGCCTTCATGAATCAGGGCCAGATCTGCATGTCGACGGAGCGCATCGTCGTCGACAACGCCGTGGCGGACGATTTCGTCGCCAAACTCGCCGCGAAGGCGCAATCGCTTCAGGCCGGCAACCCACGGCACGGCAATTTCGCCCTCGGCTCGCTCGTCGGCGCGGAGGCCGCCGAGCGGATAAGCGGTCTGATCGACGATGCCGTATCCAAGGGCGCCAAACTTCTCGCGGGCGGCCGGGTCGACGGCACTGTCATGTCCGCGACAGTCCTCGACCACGTCACGCCGGCCATGCGCCTTTACGGCGAGGAATCCTTCGGACCGGTGGTCTGCGTCATTCGCGCGACGGGGACAGAGGAGGCCGTCCGGATGGCTAACGATACGGAATATGGCCTGTCGGCCGCAGTCTTCGGCCGGGACGTGACCCGTGCCCTGGACGTGGCCCACAGGATCGATTCGGGAATTTGCCATATTAACGGCGCGACCGTGCACGACGAGGCTCAAATGCCCTTCGGCGGCGTGAAGGCGAGCGGCTACGGCCGGTTCGGCGGCAAGGCCGGAATCAGCGAGTTCACCGAGCTGCGCTGGATCACCATCGAGACAGGGCCGCAGTATTTCCCGATCTGA
- a CDS encoding ABC transporter ATP-binding protein has protein sequence MLEATNLTVAYGLHRAIEQVSLRVGKSEIVVILGANGAGKSTLLKAMAGIVPSLPGKRINLSGRDISFLPTHRIVEAGLAIVPEGRGIFGDLTVRENLRLGAYPERSRTSEKDILERVLALFPRLAERLGQTARTMSGGEQQMIAIGRALMSKPDALLLDEPSLGLSPLMCKELFGALVRIREGGVSVLLVEQNARQSLAIADRGYLIETGRIVGEGRATDLRDDPAVRRAYLGAASDDGGARASPVAPSSFPLS, from the coding sequence ATGCTTGAGGCCACGAATCTCACGGTCGCATACGGGCTCCATCGCGCCATCGAGCAGGTCAGTCTTCGCGTCGGCAAGTCGGAAATCGTCGTGATCCTGGGCGCCAACGGGGCGGGCAAGTCCACGCTGCTGAAGGCGATGGCCGGGATCGTGCCGTCGCTACCGGGCAAACGGATCAACCTGTCCGGGCGGGATATCTCCTTCCTGCCGACGCACCGGATCGTCGAGGCCGGGCTGGCGATCGTTCCCGAAGGGCGCGGCATCTTCGGCGATCTCACCGTGCGGGAGAACCTGCGTCTCGGGGCCTATCCCGAGCGATCCCGAACGAGCGAGAAGGACATCCTGGAGCGCGTCCTCGCCTTGTTCCCACGCCTTGCAGAGCGTTTGGGCCAGACGGCCAGAACCATGAGCGGCGGCGAGCAGCAGATGATTGCGATCGGGCGGGCGCTGATGTCGAAGCCCGACGCGCTGCTGCTGGACGAGCCGTCGCTCGGCCTGTCGCCCCTCATGTGCAAGGAGCTGTTCGGGGCTCTCGTCCGCATTCGGGAGGGCGGGGTCAGCGTCCTGCTGGTCGAGCAGAACGCGCGCCAGAGCCTTGCCATCGCGGATCGGGGCTATCTCATCGAGACGGGTCGGATCGTCGGCGAAGGCCGTGCGACCGATCTTCGTGACGATCCGGCGGTGCGTCGTGCATATCTCGGCGCAGCGTCGGATGACGGCGGGGCCCGTGCGAGCCCCGTCGCACCTTCATCCTTCCCATTGAGCTGA
- a CDS encoding ATP-binding cassette domain-containing protein yields MPAHKIARLGLARTFQLVRVLPSLDCVENVKAGLAFREAPLWGEIATEEAVRLLRRVGLGSRMDHPASELTYIDQKRLELARALALAPKLLLLDEWLAGLNPSELQDGIALIRSLRNEGLAIILVEHVMDAIRSLCDRCVVMSAGTVIAAGPPASVLADPEVIRAYLGDSDA; encoded by the coding sequence TTGCCCGCCCACAAGATCGCGCGCCTCGGTCTCGCCCGGACTTTCCAGCTCGTGCGCGTGCTGCCGTCGCTCGATTGCGTGGAGAACGTGAAGGCGGGACTGGCCTTTCGGGAGGCACCGCTCTGGGGCGAGATCGCGACGGAGGAAGCGGTTCGTTTGCTTCGTCGGGTCGGGCTGGGGAGCAGAATGGATCACCCGGCCTCCGAGCTTACCTATATCGACCAGAAGCGCCTTGAGCTTGCCCGCGCCCTGGCTCTCGCACCGAAGCTGCTCCTGCTCGACGAATGGCTTGCCGGGCTCAATCCATCGGAGCTGCAGGACGGGATCGCGCTGATCCGCTCGCTGCGCAACGAGGGGCTAGCGATCATCTTGGTGGAGCACGTCATGGATGCGATCCGCTCCCTTTGCGACCGCTGCGTCGTGATGAGCGCCGGAACCGTGATCGCAGCCGGTCCGCCTGCCTCGGTCCTCGCCGATCCCGAGGTGATCCGGGCCTATCTGGGAGATTCCGATGCTTGA
- a CDS encoding helix-turn-helix domain-containing protein, with translation MVQDACMRLQQMDVPIEQIAFSLGFKDPGHFNRFFKRHIGIPPGAYRRRISAQCQGGENSYAAWP, from the coding sequence ATGGTGCAGGATGCCTGCATGCGCCTTCAGCAGATGGATGTCCCGATAGAGCAGATCGCCTTCAGTCTCGGCTTCAAGGATCCCGGCCACTTCAACCGGTTCTTCAAAAGGCACATCGGGATTCCTCCGGGAGCCTATCGCCGCCGGATCAGTGCCCAGTGCCAGGGTGGAGAAAACTCATACGCTGCTTGGCCCTGA
- a CDS encoding SDR family oxidoreductase, whose translation MTTLMNKTAIVTGASSGIGYATAKLFAREGANVVVSARRSKELEALVAEIKEAGGIAIAVAGDVRDEALAEALVKTAVERFGGLDIAFNNAGAVGETGAISGLSVDGWRDTLETNLTSAFLGAKYQVPAMMDRGGGSLIFTSTFVGYSAGMPGMASYAASKAGLIGLTQVLATEFGSRNIRVNAILPGGTDTPSNVVNAPGAPQELRAFIEGLHALKRLATPAEIAKAVLFLASDAASFVTGSAFVIDGGISITRT comes from the coding sequence GTGACTACGCTCATGAACAAGACGGCCATCGTAACCGGGGCCAGCTCGGGCATTGGATATGCAACGGCCAAACTCTTCGCGCGGGAAGGCGCAAACGTCGTCGTCTCAGCACGTCGCTCCAAAGAACTGGAGGCGCTGGTAGCAGAGATCAAGGAAGCTGGAGGGATCGCCATTGCCGTTGCAGGCGATGTGAGAGACGAAGCCCTGGCCGAGGCACTCGTCAAAACCGCCGTCGAGCGCTTCGGCGGCCTTGACATCGCCTTTAACAATGCTGGCGCGGTGGGTGAGACCGGAGCAATTTCGGGTCTATCGGTCGATGGATGGCGCGATACGCTCGAGACCAACCTGACGAGCGCATTCCTCGGAGCCAAGTATCAAGTACCAGCGATGATGGACCGGGGCGGCGGCTCATTGATCTTTACTTCGACCTTCGTCGGCTATTCGGCCGGAATGCCCGGAATGGCATCCTACGCCGCCAGCAAGGCAGGTTTAATTGGATTGACCCAGGTTCTCGCGACCGAGTTCGGGAGCAGGAACATTCGCGTGAACGCCATCCTACCCGGCGGGACCGATACGCCGTCGAATGTCGTCAATGCTCCTGGAGCCCCCCAGGAACTCCGCGCATTTATTGAGGGTCTGCATGCTCTCAAGCGCCTTGCGACACCAGCGGAAATCGCGAAGGCAGTGCTATTCCTCGCATCCGACGCTGCGAGCTTCGTCACTGGGAGTGCCTTTGTCATCGACGGGGGTATTTCCATAACCCGGACATAG
- a CDS encoding FUSC family protein, protein MVQPGWRDVLFSVKTFGAAVLALYIAFALDLTQPTWAMLTVFVVSQPIAGMVAAKSLFRAIGTIMGAAVALTLVGAFAQSAPMFLVSLALWIGACTFTSVLLRDAPAAYGAMLSGYTAAIVGIPAALAPETAFDYAVGRCIEILLGIGCATLVSQVIFPRTAGEALKESVNATLEDAADWTRDVLHGKSQQEKALADQRKLISDAISLDGLRVFATFDTPSVRAASNVVRHLQGELLSLLAILVSVNDRLALLRGLAPDKHAALQDILVRTASLLPAPGDPLRHDPSLGAVAEGLRQEAMSRLPTFDDMVHDHRSIPVRNILLRIGDLVTTWRRILDLREALLLGNTMSLSEAAPSTDRYRDITFALVAGSVSTTAVLATSALWVSSGWQQGSSAVIFSGVICSILGALDDPVPSAANFLRMTIFSAIFAAIYLFAVLPSIDGFVSLVFAFLPFYLPFGILLGLPRISLKVTPLGLNLVAFLGLTNVRSQPDFASFANSSLALLAGIGAGILMFRLLRPLGVEWTVRRIRRGILRDLERLAGPETMVSRNRFASRMFDRINALFSRLDATQPDQRALMRSALAALRVGFNLILLKEASHEIPRDAATAIARVLAELERHFRDLRMGTTISGPLHAIDDAVAILLARPVSRVEDLLTALVAVSSALHQHADLFGQVRSSPVPDIIRQGFPA, encoded by the coding sequence ATGGTACAGCCAGGCTGGCGAGATGTTCTGTTCTCCGTCAAGACCTTCGGCGCGGCCGTGCTGGCCCTCTATATCGCCTTCGCGCTCGACCTGACGCAACCCACCTGGGCCATGCTGACGGTTTTCGTCGTCTCCCAGCCCATTGCCGGAATGGTAGCGGCGAAGTCCCTGTTTCGCGCCATTGGCACGATCATGGGTGCCGCCGTGGCGCTCACTCTGGTAGGCGCTTTCGCACAAAGCGCTCCGATGTTCCTCGTGTCGCTCGCCCTTTGGATCGGCGCCTGCACCTTCACCTCGGTGCTTCTCCGCGATGCACCGGCTGCCTATGGCGCCATGCTGTCGGGATATACCGCCGCCATCGTGGGCATTCCAGCGGCCCTCGCCCCCGAAACCGCCTTCGACTATGCGGTCGGTCGCTGCATTGAGATCCTCCTCGGCATCGGCTGCGCCACCCTGGTCAGCCAGGTGATCTTTCCACGAACGGCTGGCGAAGCGTTGAAGGAATCGGTCAATGCCACCCTTGAGGACGCGGCAGATTGGACGAGAGACGTGCTGCACGGCAAAAGCCAGCAGGAGAAGGCGCTTGCAGATCAGCGAAAACTGATTTCCGACGCAATCTCTCTCGACGGCTTGAGGGTCTTTGCAACCTTCGACACGCCCTCCGTGAGAGCGGCCAGCAATGTGGTACGGCATCTACAGGGGGAATTGTTGTCCCTCCTGGCCATCCTGGTCTCTGTCAACGACCGCCTGGCGTTGCTGCGTGGGCTTGCTCCTGACAAGCACGCGGCCCTCCAGGACATCCTCGTACGGACAGCGAGCCTATTGCCTGCCCCAGGAGATCCGCTCAGGCACGATCCCAGTCTCGGGGCTGTGGCCGAAGGGCTGCGGCAGGAGGCCATGAGCCGCCTGCCGACCTTCGACGACATGGTGCATGACCACAGGTCCATTCCAGTCCGCAACATCCTCCTGCGGATCGGTGATCTGGTCACGACCTGGCGGCGAATTCTCGATCTTCGCGAAGCTCTGCTTTTAGGAAATACCATGTCCCTGTCCGAAGCAGCACCTTCAACGGATCGCTACCGGGACATCACCTTCGCGTTGGTGGCCGGGTCTGTATCCACGACCGCAGTCCTGGCAACATCCGCCCTGTGGGTTTCTTCCGGCTGGCAGCAGGGGAGTTCGGCGGTAATCTTCAGCGGTGTGATCTGCAGCATTCTCGGAGCGCTGGACGATCCGGTTCCCTCAGCGGCGAATTTCCTGCGCATGACAATCTTTTCGGCAATCTTTGCAGCAATTTATCTGTTCGCCGTTCTGCCGTCGATTGACGGCTTTGTCTCGCTCGTGTTCGCCTTCCTGCCGTTCTACCTGCCCTTCGGCATCCTGCTCGGCCTACCGCGCATCAGCCTGAAGGTAACGCCGCTCGGCCTCAACTTAGTGGCCTTTCTCGGCCTCACGAACGTCCGCAGCCAGCCCGATTTCGCAAGCTTCGCCAATTCAAGCCTTGCACTTCTCGCAGGTATCGGTGCCGGAATCCTGATGTTCAGGCTGCTGCGCCCGCTGGGCGTGGAGTGGACAGTCCGGCGGATCCGGCGTGGCATTTTGAGAGACTTGGAACGTCTGGCCGGCCCCGAAACCATGGTGAGCCGCAATCGCTTCGCAAGCCGAATGTTCGACCGGATCAATGCATTGTTCTCCCGCCTCGATGCGACGCAACCCGACCAGCGAGCTCTCATGCGCAGTGCCTTGGCAGCTCTGCGCGTCGGCTTCAACCTCATCCTGCTGAAGGAAGCGAGTCATGAAATCCCCCGAGATGCCGCAACAGCCATCGCTAGGGTTCTCGCCGAACTCGAACGACACTTCCGGGACCTACGGATGGGAACGACCATCAGCGGGCCCCTGCACGCAATCGACGATGCGGTCG